The following are encoded together in the Microcoleus sp. FACHB-68 genome:
- a CDS encoding sulfurtransferase TusA family protein, whose product MNHPTGSQPDAEMDLRGTPCPLNFVRTKLRLEKMAAGELLEVWLDAGEPIEQVPDSLAMEGYKIEQIEERTGFFAVKVRRPVTSA is encoded by the coding sequence ATGAACCATCCAACCGGCTCACAACCCGATGCTGAGATGGATTTGCGGGGCACCCCTTGCCCGCTCAATTTTGTTCGCACCAAACTCCGCTTGGAGAAAATGGCAGCCGGTGAACTGCTAGAAGTGTGGCTTGATGCCGGTGAACCGATAGAGCAAGTTCCCGACAGCTTAGCGATGGAAGGCTATAAAATTGAGCAAATTGAGGAGCGCACCGGCTTTTTTGCAGTGAAAGTGCGCCGTCCCGTAACGTCTGCATGA
- the rsgA gene encoding small ribosomal subunit biogenesis GTPase RsgA: MSSPAPDSSPNGADVLLTGTVVAVQANYYQVQLDLPAPENGNTIPPSPNLLCTRRARLKKLGQQVMVGDRVVVEEPDWAGGRGAISQVLPRESELDRPPVANANQILLVFALEEPPLDTHQLSRFLVKAETTGLKICLCLNKSDLISPEQLQQWKERLAGWGYEPVCISVEAGIALDELYTQLNEKITIVSGPSGVGKSSLINYLIPDINLRVGEVSGKLNRGRHTTRHVELFKLPAGGLLADTPGFNQPDLDCEPEDLALYFPEVQQRLAEGRCQFNDCLHADEPNCAVRGNWERYEHYLEFLAEAVTLHESLQQQADAESNMKMKSKRAGEQQYEPKLESKKYRRSSRRFQNQNMEDLHGDMEEV; encoded by the coding sequence ATGAGTTCACCGGCACCAGATAGTAGCCCAAACGGGGCGGACGTTCTGCTCACCGGCACCGTCGTCGCAGTTCAGGCAAATTACTACCAAGTTCAGCTTGATTTGCCGGCACCAGAAAACGGGAATACAATCCCCCCCTCCCCCAATCTCCTCTGCACCCGCCGCGCCCGCTTGAAGAAACTTGGCCAGCAGGTGATGGTGGGAGATCGGGTCGTGGTGGAGGAACCGGACTGGGCCGGCGGACGGGGGGCGATCTCTCAAGTTTTACCCCGTGAAAGTGAACTGGATCGGCCTCCGGTGGCGAATGCGAATCAAATTTTGCTAGTTTTTGCCCTAGAAGAACCGCCGCTTGATACCCATCAATTAAGCCGGTTTTTAGTGAAAGCTGAAACCACCGGCTTGAAGATTTGTCTTTGTTTGAATAAGAGCGATTTAATTTCTCCAGAGCAGTTGCAGCAGTGGAAAGAACGCTTAGCCGGCTGGGGATATGAGCCGGTGTGTATCAGCGTTGAAGCCGGCATTGCTTTAGATGAATTGTACACACAGCTTAATGAGAAGATTACGATTGTTTCTGGCCCTTCTGGGGTGGGAAAATCGAGTTTAATTAACTATTTGATTCCCGATATTAACCTGCGAGTGGGAGAAGTTTCGGGAAAACTTAATCGAGGCCGGCATACGACGCGACACGTTGAATTGTTTAAGCTGCCGGCGGGTGGTTTGTTAGCAGATACTCCCGGATTTAATCAACCCGATTTGGATTGCGAACCGGAAGATTTAGCCCTGTATTTCCCAGAGGTGCAGCAGCGGTTAGCTGAGGGAAGGTGTCAGTTTAATGATTGCCTACACGCAGATGAGCCGAATTGTGCGGTGCGGGGCAATTGGGAGCGTTACGAGCATTATTTAGAGTTTCTGGCAGAGGCGGTTACACTGCATGAGAGTTTGCAGCAGCAGGCGGATGCTGAATCTAATATGAAGATGAAGAGTAAGCGTGCCGGTGAGCAGCAGTATGAACCGAAGTTAGAAAGTAAGAAATATCGTCGGTCTTCTCGCCGGTTTCAGAACCAAAATATGGAAGATTTGCATGGAGATATGGAAGAGGTTTGA
- the dnaJ gene encoding molecular chaperone DnaJ, producing MAGDYYEILGVSRDADKEEIKRAYRRLARKYHPDVNKEEGAEERFKEINRAYEVLSEPEMRGRYDRFGEQGVSGAGGAGYSDFSEGFADIFESFFSGFAGAGAGQQARRRGGPVRGDDLRLDLRLDFREAVFGGEKEIRISHLESCEVCSGTGAKPGTRPRTCPTCTGSGQVRRATRTPFGSFTQVSVCPTCNGTAQVIEDKCESCTGKGQKQETKKLKITVPAGVDSGTRLRVSGEGDAGQRNGTPGDLYVYLFVNEDAEFHREGINILSDIKISYLQAILGCRLEVNTVDGPAELVIPPGTQPSTVLTLENKGVPRLGNPVSRGDHLITVLIEIPTRLGADERTVLENLAKTKGLNVGKGGQGFLGGLFNK from the coding sequence ATGGCCGGCGACTACTATGAAATTCTTGGTGTCTCCCGCGATGCGGACAAAGAGGAAATTAAACGCGCTTACCGGCGTTTAGCTCGGAAGTATCACCCGGACGTTAACAAAGAAGAAGGGGCTGAAGAGCGCTTTAAAGAAATCAATCGCGCCTACGAAGTCCTCTCGGAACCAGAAATGCGGGGTCGCTATGACCGCTTTGGTGAGCAGGGAGTTTCCGGAGCCGGCGGGGCCGGCTACAGCGACTTTAGTGAAGGCTTTGCAGATATCTTTGAAAGCTTCTTCAGTGGCTTCGCCGGCGCAGGGGCGGGCCAGCAGGCTCGTCGGCGGGGTGGGCCAGTCCGAGGCGACGATTTGCGCCTGGATCTGCGGTTAGACTTCCGGGAAGCCGTCTTTGGTGGGGAAAAGGAAATCCGCATCAGCCATCTGGAAAGCTGTGAGGTTTGCAGCGGCACCGGCGCGAAGCCAGGAACTCGCCCCCGTACCTGCCCGACTTGTACGGGTTCCGGTCAGGTGAGACGTGCCACTCGCACTCCCTTTGGCAGCTTCACGCAAGTTTCTGTCTGCCCGACTTGTAACGGCACGGCCCAGGTGATTGAAGATAAATGCGAATCTTGCACCGGCAAGGGTCAAAAACAAGAAACGAAGAAGCTGAAAATTACCGTTCCCGCCGGCGTTGACAGTGGAACGCGTTTGCGGGTTTCCGGCGAAGGAGATGCCGGTCAACGCAACGGCACGCCGGGGGATCTGTACGTTTACTTGTTTGTTAATGAAGATGCCGAATTTCATCGTGAAGGCATTAACATCCTCTCGGACATTAAGATTAGCTACTTGCAAGCGATTTTGGGGTGCCGGCTAGAGGTTAATACCGTTGATGGGCCGGCAGAATTGGTGATTCCCCCTGGAACGCAACCGAGTACCGTCTTAACCTTAGAAAATAAGGGCGTGCCGAGGCTGGGCAACCCGGTCAGTCGCGGGGATCATTTGATTACCGTGTTGATTGAAATTCCCACGCGCTTGGGTGCCGATGAGCGCACCGTGTTGGAGAATTTAGCCAAAACGAAAGGGCTGAACGTTGGTAAAGGGGGCCAGGGCTTCTTGGGAGGGCTGTTCAACAAGTGA
- a CDS encoding FHA domain-containing protein has protein sequence MITLILVHRIPNLPTQSWTFEDESVIRIGRSSDNHVIIHSAVVSRYHVELQRRGCKWKILNLGGNGTYSDENLITQAPVVDGMLLRLARSGPQLQIKVGANVFKNTPKILPAKEVLAG, from the coding sequence GTGATTACTCTGATCTTGGTGCATCGAATTCCTAATCTACCGACTCAAAGTTGGACTTTTGAAGACGAATCAGTGATTCGTATCGGGCGATCGTCTGATAATCATGTGATTATTCATAGCGCTGTGGTTTCCCGCTACCACGTTGAATTGCAGCGCAGAGGTTGCAAATGGAAGATTCTAAATTTAGGCGGGAATGGAACTTATTCGGATGAAAATCTTATCACCCAAGCGCCGGTTGTGGATGGAATGCTTTTGCGCTTGGCGCGTTCTGGCCCTCAGCTACAAATAAAAGTGGGGGCAAATGTATTTAAAAATACGCCAAAAATCTTGCCCGCAAAGGAGGTATTGGCCGGCTAG
- a CDS encoding prolyl oligopeptidase family serine peptidase, with translation MSDSNQALEYPKTRKADQIDDYHGTPVADFYRWLEDPDSEETKTWVDAQNQVTFGYLEQIPAREKIKQRLTQLWDYEKYSIPFKKNNRYFYFKNDGLQNQSVLYTLTSLDGEPRLLLDPNKLSEDGTVALSGLSISEDGQFLAYGLSSSGSDWQEWKVREIETGNDLSDHLKWIKFSGASWTHDAQGFFYSRYDEPNEKTQLEDVNYYQKLFYHRLGTSQTEDVLIYERPDEKEWGFAGGVTEDGKYLVISVWRGTDPKNLVFYKDLTNPDAQIIELISEFEASYNMMDNDGSLFWFRTDLDASRGRVIAIDINKPAKENWQEIIPQSDDVLEGVGLLNNQFVADYLKDAQTVVKIFNLDGAFVREVELPGIGSAGGFDGKRYDTETFYSFTSFTTPATIYRYDMISGKSTLFRQPNVDFNPDDYETKQVFYSSKDGTQVPMFITHRKGIKLDGNNPTYLYGYGGFNISLTPSFSVGQVVWLELGGVLAIPNLRGGGEYGEDWHQAGMKLNKQNVFDDFITAAEWLIDNKYTRPEKLAIGGGSNGGLLVGACMTQRPDLFGAALPAVGVMDMLRFHKFTIGWAWCSEYGSPENPEEFQVLHQYSPLHNLKPETAYPATLIITADHDDRVVPAHSFKFAAALQEAHQSEKPVLIRIETKAGHGAGKPTAKIIEELADKWAFLVRTLDIAVN, from the coding sequence ATGTCAGATTCCAATCAAGCTCTAGAATATCCAAAAACCCGCAAAGCCGATCAAATTGATGATTATCACGGAACGCCGGTTGCCGACTTTTACAGATGGCTAGAAGATCCCGATTCAGAAGAAACAAAAACTTGGGTTGATGCACAAAATCAAGTTACATTTGGCTACCTTGAGCAAATTCCCGCACGAGAAAAAATCAAACAACGCCTTACCCAACTTTGGGATTACGAAAAATACAGCATTCCTTTCAAAAAAAACAATCGATATTTTTATTTTAAAAATGATGGATTGCAAAACCAAAGTGTGCTGTACACTTTAACATCTCTTGATGGCGAACCGAGATTATTGTTAGATCCGAATAAACTTTCTGAAGATGGCACCGTTGCGCTTTCGGGTTTATCTATCAGTGAAGATGGGCAATTTTTAGCGTATGGTTTATCTTCTTCTGGATCGGATTGGCAAGAGTGGAAAGTGCGGGAGATTGAAACCGGCAACGATCTTTCCGATCATTTGAAATGGATTAAATTCTCTGGCGCTTCTTGGACTCATGATGCTCAAGGCTTTTTTTACAGCCGGTATGATGAGCCGAACGAAAAGACCCAATTAGAAGATGTCAATTATTACCAAAAACTATTCTATCACCGGCTCGGCACTTCTCAAACTGAAGACGTGTTAATTTATGAGCGTCCCGACGAAAAAGAATGGGGGTTTGCCGGCGGTGTTACCGAAGATGGCAAATATCTAGTCATTTCTGTTTGGCGGGGAACAGATCCCAAAAATCTGGTTTTCTACAAAGATTTAACCAATCCAGATGCTCAAATCATCGAACTGATCAGCGAGTTTGAAGCCAGTTATAACATGATGGATAACGATGGCTCACTTTTCTGGTTTCGCACAGATTTAGATGCGTCTCGTGGACGAGTAATTGCCATTGATATCAACAAGCCGGCGAAGGAAAACTGGCAAGAAATTATTCCTCAATCTGATGATGTTCTGGAAGGGGTTGGTTTGCTTAATAATCAGTTTGTCGCTGATTATTTAAAAGACGCCCAAACTGTCGTTAAAATCTTTAACTTAGACGGCGCGTTTGTGCGCGAAGTTGAATTACCCGGAATTGGTTCAGCCGGCGGCTTTGACGGCAAGCGCTACGACACAGAAACCTTCTATAGCTTCACTAGCTTCACAACGCCGGCAACGATTTACCGTTACGACATGATCAGCGGGAAAAGTACCCTTTTCCGTCAGCCAAACGTTGATTTCAATCCCGATGATTACGAAACCAAACAGGTTTTCTATAGCAGCAAAGATGGCACCCAAGTGCCGATGTTTATTACCCACAGAAAGGGAATAAAACTAGACGGGAATAATCCCACCTATCTCTATGGCTACGGTGGCTTTAATATATCGCTGACACCTAGCTTTTCAGTCGGACAAGTGGTGTGGTTAGAACTCGGCGGAGTTTTGGCAATTCCTAATCTGCGCGGCGGCGGGGAATATGGCGAAGATTGGCATCAAGCCGGCATGAAATTAAACAAACAAAATGTTTTCGATGATTTCATTACGGCAGCAGAATGGCTGATTGATAACAAGTACACTCGCCCAGAAAAACTTGCAATTGGTGGCGGCAGTAATGGGGGATTATTAGTGGGTGCTTGCATGACTCAGCGCCCCGATTTATTTGGTGCTGCATTGCCGGCAGTCGGGGTGATGGATATGCTCCGCTTCCATAAATTTACCATCGGTTGGGCTTGGTGTTCTGAATATGGTTCCCCAGAAAACCCGGAAGAATTTCAAGTGCTGCATCAATATTCACCGCTCCACAATCTTAAGCCTGAAACGGCTTACCCAGCAACCCTAATTATTACAGCAGATCATGATGATCGCGTCGTACCGGCACACAGTTTCAAGTTTGCCGCTGCCTTACAAGAAGCGCATCAAAGCGAAAAGCCGGTGTTAATTCGCATTGAAACCAAAGCTGGACACGGTGCCGGTAAACCCACTGCTAAAATTATTGAAGAACTTGCCGACAAGTGGGCTTTTTTAGTGCGAACACTCGATATCGCTGTTAACTAA
- a CDS encoding SUMF1/EgtB/PvdO family nonheme iron enzyme encodes MPYCLNPSCQKPQNPDGTKFCVNCGTKLVPLLRGRYSIISALGQGGFGKTYLAEDEDRRKAICVVKQFSPSPAIQTSAPALQKAIELFHQEAERLLHLEDHPQIPTLFAYFEQDTYLYLVQQFIKGQTLIEELEQQGTFSEAKIRELLNDLLPILQYVHNRPVIHRDIKPENIIRRQSDGKLILIDFGVAKQMSGTSLSQQGTLLGTPGYAPIEQAMRGVAYPASDLYSLAVTCIRLMTGIFPDLDGSDELYDPLEACWLWREKLPRGTTVSAGLGEVLDKLLQDYVKDRYQSATEVLEALNAQPVAPRNLTIPPTSTATTFVQGGRGKVNLQSFNFEVVTVDAWGNPINLQRHHAEYFAESLGGGVILEMVSIPGGAFWMGSPTIEKERDSSESPQHKVNIAPFFMGKYAVTQAQWKAVASLPKVKQYLSPEPSHFKGADAPVEYVTWHDAVEFCARLTKKTGRFYRLPSEAEWEYACRGRTITPFHFGETITPDLANYDGNHTYASGPEGKSRHITTLVETFPPNAFGLYDMHGNVGEWCADPGHENYVGAPVDGSVWDAGGNKQYRMLRGGALTESPGNCRSASRAREEPNSSWKNCGFRVAVSLA; translated from the coding sequence ATGCCTTATTGCCTCAATCCCTCGTGTCAGAAACCACAAAACCCAGATGGCACAAAATTCTGTGTTAATTGCGGCACAAAATTGGTGCCATTGCTCAGAGGGAGATACAGCATAATTTCTGCACTGGGTCAAGGGGGTTTTGGCAAAACTTATTTAGCAGAAGACGAAGACCGGCGCAAAGCGATTTGTGTGGTTAAACAGTTTTCACCCTCGCCGGCAATTCAAACCTCTGCGCCGGCACTGCAAAAGGCAATTGAACTGTTTCATCAAGAAGCCGAACGATTGTTGCACTTAGAAGATCATCCCCAAATTCCGACGTTATTTGCCTATTTTGAGCAGGATACTTATCTATATTTGGTGCAGCAGTTCATCAAAGGGCAAACTTTAATTGAAGAACTGGAACAGCAAGGAACATTCAGCGAAGCAAAAATTAGAGAATTATTAAATGATTTGTTACCGATTCTTCAGTATGTACACAATCGGCCAGTCATTCACCGAGATATTAAACCCGAAAATATCATTCGCCGTCAAAGTGATGGCAAATTAATCTTAATTGACTTTGGAGTGGCTAAACAAATGTCTGGCACTTCATTAAGTCAACAGGGAACACTGTTAGGAACTCCCGGCTATGCGCCAATAGAACAAGCAATGCGAGGGGTGGCGTATCCGGCGAGTGATTTGTACAGTTTAGCGGTAACTTGCATTCGGTTAATGACCGGCATTTTCCCAGATTTAGACGGCTCAGATGAGCTTTACGATCCTTTAGAAGCTTGTTGGTTATGGCGAGAAAAACTCCCACGTGGTACAACTGTTAGCGCTGGATTAGGAGAAGTTTTAGATAAGCTGCTCCAAGATTATGTTAAAGATCGCTATCAATCAGCAACCGAAGTGTTAGAAGCTTTGAATGCTCAGCCGGTTGCTCCCAGAAATCTTACAATTCCACCAACCTCAACCGCCACTACATTTGTCCAAGGTGGTAGAGGGAAAGTCAATTTACAATCTTTTAACTTTGAAGTGGTGACAGTGGATGCGTGGGGAAATCCAATTAACCTACAGCGCCACCATGCCGAATACTTTGCCGAAAGTCTAGGAGGCGGGGTAATTTTGGAAATGGTTTCTATTCCGGGGGGGGCTTTCTGGATGGGTTCACCCACTATTGAAAAAGAGCGTGACTCCAGCGAAAGTCCGCAGCACAAAGTAAATATAGCGCCCTTTTTTATGGGAAAATATGCCGTCACTCAGGCGCAATGGAAAGCGGTTGCGTCTTTACCTAAAGTTAAACAATATTTGAGTCCAGAACCCTCCCATTTTAAAGGAGCAGACGCGCCGGTTGAATACGTCACCTGGCACGATGCTGTAGAGTTTTGTGCGCGACTTACTAAAAAAACAGGGCGATTTTATCGCTTACCCAGCGAAGCTGAATGGGAATATGCCTGTCGCGGGAGAACAATTACACCCTTTCACTTTGGCGAGACAATTACCCCAGATTTAGCCAATTATGACGGGAATCATACCTATGCTTCTGGGCCAGAAGGTAAGTCTCGCCACATAACAACGTTGGTGGAGACTTTTCCACCCAATGCCTTTGGACTTTATGATATGCACGGGAATGTTGGGGAATGGTGCGCCGATCCTGGGCATGAAAACTATGTTGGTGCGCCGGTTGATGGCAGTGTGTGGGATGCCGGTGGAAACAAACAATACCGGATGCTGCGTGGTGGTGCTTTGACTGAGTCCCCTGGGAATTGTCGCAGTGCGAGTCGCGCTAGGGAGGAGCCTAATAGCAGTTGGAAGAATTGCGGTTTTCGCGTAGCTGTTTCTTTGGCGTAG
- the dnaK gene encoding molecular chaperone DnaK, which translates to MSPTLTFCPNSMGKVIGIDLGTTNSCVAVLEGGQPIVISNSEGGRTTPSMVGFGKGDERLVGQLAKRQAVTNAENTVFSIKRFIGRRWEDTEEERSRVPYNCVKGRDETVDVQIRKRNYTPQEISAMILQKLKQDAETYLGEPVHQAVITVPAYFTDAQRQATKDAGTIAGLEVLRIINEPTAAALSYGLDKQDQEQTVLVFDLGGGTFDVSVLQLGDGVFEVKATAGNNHLGGDDFDTCLSRWIVEQFEAQEGTDISADKMALQRIREAAEKAKIELSNMATTTINLPFITADETGPKHLEMELSRSQFEELVKHLVDSTIEPVSQALKDCALSPDDIDRIILVGGSTRIPAVQTAISKYFGGKTPDRSVNPDEAVALGAAIQGGVLGGEVQDLLLLDVTPLSLGIETLGEVFTKIIDRNTTIPTSKSQMFSTATDGQRSVEIHVLQGERAMAKDNKSLGKFLLTGIPPAPRGVPQIEVSYDIDANGILEVSAQDKGTGREQSIQITNTGGLTESEVERMRQEAELYAEEDRRRKLLAELKNQADSLFYNYEATLQDHGNILDDDLKAELSQKADEFRAIIADESIDLDEMKQQIEAFQQTLFSIGTAVYQGSASSAGDFDSAAAAPKPGK; encoded by the coding sequence ATTTCACCGACACTCACATTTTGTCCAAATTCTATGGGAAAAGTCATTGGTATTGACTTAGGCACAACCAACAGTTGTGTCGCTGTTTTAGAGGGTGGCCAACCTATCGTTATTTCCAACTCGGAGGGGGGACGCACAACTCCGAGTATGGTGGGGTTTGGCAAGGGTGATGAGCGCCTAGTCGGTCAACTGGCGAAGCGGCAGGCGGTGACTAATGCTGAAAATACAGTATTCAGCATCAAACGATTTATTGGCCGGCGCTGGGAAGACACGGAAGAAGAACGGTCGCGGGTTCCCTACAATTGCGTCAAGGGCAGGGACGAAACGGTTGATGTCCAAATTCGCAAGCGCAACTACACCCCTCAGGAAATTTCGGCAATGATCCTGCAAAAACTAAAGCAGGATGCGGAAACTTATCTGGGCGAACCTGTGCATCAAGCAGTAATCACAGTGCCGGCCTACTTTACAGACGCCCAACGGCAAGCTACTAAAGACGCCGGCACGATTGCCGGTTTAGAAGTGCTGCGGATCATCAATGAACCGACAGCAGCCGCTTTATCTTACGGGTTGGACAAGCAAGACCAAGAGCAGACCGTCTTAGTGTTTGACTTGGGCGGTGGCACCTTTGATGTATCCGTCTTGCAGCTAGGCGATGGGGTGTTTGAAGTGAAAGCCACCGCCGGCAACAACCACCTAGGGGGCGATGACTTTGATACCTGTCTGTCTCGCTGGATTGTTGAGCAATTTGAAGCCCAAGAAGGCACGGACATTTCGGCAGACAAAATGGCCCTTCAGCGCATCCGGGAAGCAGCGGAAAAGGCCAAGATAGAATTGTCCAATATGGCCACCACCACCATAAACCTGCCGTTCATTACAGCAGATGAAACCGGCCCAAAACATCTGGAAATGGAGCTGAGCCGCTCCCAGTTTGAAGAGCTGGTAAAACATTTGGTAGATAGTACAATCGAGCCGGTGAGTCAGGCACTTAAAGACTGCGCCCTATCACCGGACGACATCGACCGGATTATTTTGGTGGGGGGTTCTACTCGCATACCGGCAGTGCAAACAGCCATCAGCAAATATTTTGGTGGCAAAACACCGGATCGCTCAGTGAACCCAGATGAAGCCGTTGCCCTTGGTGCGGCTATTCAAGGGGGCGTCTTGGGCGGGGAAGTGCAAGACTTGCTGCTGCTGGATGTAACCCCCCTCTCTTTGGGTATTGAAACCTTAGGAGAAGTTTTCACCAAAATTATTGATCGCAATACTACAATTCCCACCAGTAAGTCCCAGATGTTCTCGACGGCAACTGATGGACAGCGCTCAGTGGAAATTCACGTCCTGCAGGGCGAACGGGCGATGGCAAAGGATAACAAAAGCCTGGGCAAGTTTTTGCTCACCGGCATTCCCCCAGCGCCGCGCGGTGTGCCTCAAATTGAAGTGTCTTATGATATCGATGCCAACGGCATTCTCGAAGTCTCTGCACAAGACAAAGGCACCGGGCGCGAGCAAAGTATTCAAATTACGAATACTGGCGGCCTGACAGAAAGCGAAGTGGAGCGGATGCGGCAAGAAGCCGAACTGTATGCCGAAGAAGACAGGCGACGCAAGCTGCTGGCTGAACTGAAAAATCAAGCCGATAGCTTATTCTATAATTATGAAGCGACGCTCCAAGATCACGGCAACATTCTTGATGATGACCTCAAAGCCGAACTCAGCCAAAAAGCAGACGAGTTCCGGGCCATCATCGCAGATGAGTCCATTGACTTGGATGAAATGAAGCAGCAAATTGAGGCATTTCAGCAGACCTTGTTCTCTATCGGAACTGCTGTCTATCAAGGATCTGCCAGTTCTGCCGGCGATTTCGATAGCGCGGCAGCAGCACCAAAGCCTGGAAAATAA
- the grpE gene encoding nucleotide exchange factor GrpE, whose amino-acid sequence MDEEKQLENTQSPTNDIVEGSESMAGETTAAQGSANSSQEDASGSPDLEVYAQAYAETDGPADDSTGQEDEASGGIDPAFLQSLLQENESLKSQQEELRSVYARLAADFDNFRKRTQKEKEDLEVQIKCSTLKELLPVVDNFERARSQIKPQTDSEMNIHKSYQSVYKQMVDCLKRTGVAPMRPEGQEFDPNLHEAVMRESTDQFPEGTVMEELMRGYLLGERVLRHAMVKVAAAPEPGAQSEETRPEESTES is encoded by the coding sequence ATGGACGAAGAAAAGCAGCTAGAGAACACCCAAAGCCCAACAAATGACATTGTAGAGGGTTCAGAGTCAATGGCCGGCGAAACAACCGCAGCTCAAGGAAGTGCAAATTCCTCTCAGGAAGATGCCTCTGGGTCGCCAGACCTGGAAGTGTACGCACAAGCCTATGCAGAAACGGATGGGCCTGCTGATGATTCGACAGGCCAAGAAGATGAGGCATCAGGGGGTATAGATCCCGCCTTCCTGCAAAGCTTGTTGCAAGAAAATGAGTCGCTGAAATCCCAGCAGGAAGAATTGAGAAGTGTTTACGCACGGCTTGCAGCAGATTTTGACAATTTTCGCAAGCGCACTCAGAAAGAAAAAGAAGACTTAGAGGTTCAAATCAAGTGTTCCACACTCAAGGAACTGCTGCCGGTTGTAGATAATTTCGAGCGGGCGCGTTCGCAAATTAAGCCGCAAACCGACTCGGAAATGAATATACACAAAAGCTACCAAAGCGTATACAAGCAGATGGTAGACTGCTTAAAACGGACTGGGGTGGCCCCCATGCGTCCGGAAGGCCAAGAATTTGACCCCAATCTCCATGAAGCAGTGATGCGCGAGTCAACCGACCAGTTTCCAGAAGGAACAGTGATGGAAGAGTTGATGCGTGGGTATCTCCTAGGTGAGCGCGTCTTGCGTCATGCTATGGTCAAGGTGGCCGCCGCTCCAGAGCCAGGAGCGCAGTCTGAAGAAACCAGGCCGGAGGAATCGACAGAAAGCTGA